From Triticum urartu cultivar G1812 chromosome 2, Tu2.1, whole genome shotgun sequence, a single genomic window includes:
- the LOC125541218 gene encoding trehalose 6-phosphate phosphatase RA3-like has product MTNHAAFAAEDAVTAVAAPAQPGRHFASFPPRRARDCRKAALGRMDLATSGVLMAGSLLDSMKASSPRHAMSPAGADQEWIEKHPSALEWFEGVLAAAEGKQIVMFLDYDGTLSPIVEDPERAVMTEEMREAVRGVAQHFPTAIVSGRCRDKVFNFVKLEELYYAGSHGMDIKGPTKVSNHKAKADEVLCQPATKFLPVIQKVYETLTAKMESIPGAMVENNKFCLSVHFRCVEEAEWDALGREVRAVLHDYPKLCLTEGRKVLEIRPSIKWDKGNALEFLLESLGFAGRGDVFPIYIGDDRTDEDAFEVLHNMGQGIGILVTKFPKETSASYSLREPAEVKEFLRKLVKSSETKKG; this is encoded by the exons ATGACGAACCACGCCGCCTTTGCTGCCGAGGACGCGGTCACCGCCGTGGCGGCGCCGGCGCAGCCGGGTCGCCATTTCGCGTCGTTCCCGCCGCGGAGGGCGCGCGACTGCAGGAAGGCCGCCCTGGGCCGCATGGATCTCGCCACATCGGGGGTGCTGATGGCCGGGTCTCTGCTGGACTCGATGAAGGCCTCCTCGCCCCGCCACGCCATGTCCCCCGCCGGCGCCGACCAGGAGTGGATC GAGAAGCACCCGTCAGCATTGGAGTGGTTCGAGGGCGTGCTCGCGGCGGCCGAGGGGAAGCAGATCGTCATGTTCCTCGACTATGACGGCACCCTTTCGCCGATCGTCGAGGACCCCGAACGCGCCGTCATGACTGAGGAG ATGAGGGAGGCGGTGAGGGGCGTCGCGCAGCATTTCCCGACTGCCATCGTGAGCGGGCGATGCAGAGACAAG GTGTTCAACTTTGTGAAACTGGAGGAGCTGTACTACGCCGGGAGCCACGGCATGGACATCAAGGGCCCCACCAAAGTGTCTAACCACAAGGCAAAG GCTGACGAGGTTCTGTGCCAGCCGGCGACCAAGTTCCTGCCTGTCATCCAGAAG GTGTATGAGACGCTGACGGCGAAGATGGAGTCCATCCCGGGGGCCATGGTGGAGAACAACAAGTTCTGCCTCTCGGTGCACTTCCGCTGCGTCGAGGAGGCGGAGTGGGACGCTCTGGGCAGGGAGGTGAGGGCGGTGCTGCACGACTACCCGAAACTCTGCCTCACGGAGGGGAGAAAGGTCCTCGAGATCCGGCCCTCCATCAAGTGGGACAAGGGAAACGCCCTCGAGTTCTTGCTTGAGTCTCTCG GCTTTGCTGGGCGTGGCGACGTTTTTCCGATATACATCGGGGATGACCGCACAGACGAGGATGCGTTCGAG GTGCTGCACAACATGGGGCAAGGCATCGGGATCCTCGTGACAAAGTTTCCAAAGGAGACTAGCGCATCCTATTCTCTGCGTGAGCCTGCTGAG GTAAAGGAGTTCCTGCGCAAGCTGGTGAAGAGCAGCGAGACAAAGAAGGGTTAA